A single Streptomyces sp. Edi2 DNA region contains:
- a CDS encoding AraC family transcriptional regulator, whose amino-acid sequence MDVLAEVLRVSGARGALGVMLKAGGTWGLWLDSSPGAALHVVSRGTMWLHVTGEKPLQVQAGDAVLVSPGTAHGIAGGAGVTMGSCDREAAARAFGDGRALRLGSAPVQTEVIVLHYEQDPEVRTPVLTSLARPMHVTARENAQFRRTVELLAAELAQPQIGTTAAINSIVDLLLVQFVRAWLARHPQEQSGSWLGAMRDPVVRDALACVHAQPEHPWTTETLAAATSVSRATLSRRFRSALGQTPGAYVTQWRIDLASVRLRDTDEPVESISGAVGYASPHAFSRAFRRARGTAPGAYRSRLRK is encoded by the coding sequence ATGGATGTGCTGGCGGAGGTCTTGCGTGTTTCGGGTGCGCGTGGGGCGCTCGGGGTCATGCTGAAGGCCGGAGGAACCTGGGGTCTGTGGCTGGACTCCTCTCCAGGAGCGGCACTGCACGTGGTGTCCCGCGGCACCATGTGGCTCCACGTCACGGGCGAGAAGCCTCTTCAGGTGCAGGCCGGAGACGCCGTCCTGGTGTCGCCGGGCACCGCACACGGGATAGCCGGCGGCGCCGGCGTGACGATGGGTTCCTGCGACCGTGAGGCGGCGGCCCGGGCTTTTGGCGATGGCCGAGCCCTGCGGCTGGGCTCGGCGCCGGTGCAGACGGAAGTGATCGTCCTGCACTACGAGCAGGACCCGGAGGTGCGCACACCGGTCCTTACCTCCCTCGCTCGGCCGATGCACGTCACAGCCCGGGAGAACGCGCAGTTCAGAAGGACCGTCGAACTTCTCGCTGCTGAGCTCGCACAGCCGCAGATCGGTACCACCGCCGCCATCAACAGCATCGTCGACCTTCTGCTCGTCCAGTTCGTACGCGCCTGGCTGGCCCGCCACCCGCAGGAGCAGTCCGGCTCATGGCTGGGAGCGATGCGTGATCCGGTCGTGCGCGACGCCCTGGCATGTGTCCACGCCCAACCGGAACACCCCTGGACCACGGAGACCCTGGCCGCCGCGACGAGCGTCTCCCGGGCGACGCTGTCCAGGCGTTTCCGGTCCGCCCTCGGACAGACGCCGGGCGCGTACGTGACGCAGTGGCGCATCGACCTGGCGTCCGTCCGGCTCCGCGATACCGATGAGCCGGTCGAGTCGATCTCCGGCGCGGTCGGCTACGCCTCTCCGCACGCTTTCAGCCGTGCCTTCAGACGTGCCCGAGGCACGGCCCCGGGCGCGTACCGTTCTCGACTTCGCAAGTGA